The Triticum aestivum cultivar Chinese Spring chromosome 6D, IWGSC CS RefSeq v2.1, whole genome shotgun sequence genomic sequence CCCCCAAGAAAATGTGTACTGGAACTAGACACTTTGTTATATTTGCATTCTACAAATGTCAATACCAGCAGCATTTGTGGCCACAATTCATACACTATTTGTGCATCAAAGGAAGTTTATGTACGACCATATCATGCAATTCAGAAAGTAGATAACTAACCACAGACAGTTTTCTAACATAAATACCAATAACCAGTGTTAGTAAGTGTTTGCTTAGTTTTTTCCTTTACCTTACCGATAACTAGTGCTTCGCAGTACAAGAGCAAAGATGCACTAAAGGTTCTGCTGGCACTCATAGTGAACAAAAGCTTTATGTCAAACACTCCTATGTTACTCACTCCCTTCCGGGTCAAACTTTGACCATGAATTTGACTAGCAAAATATAAGTTATATGACACAGAAAGTATACTATTGGATTTGCATCGGAAAGAAGTTTCCTATTGTGTTTCTGGTACATATAACTCATTTTATTAGTTCAATTCATGCTCAAAGTCTGACCAAAGATACTAGGGAGTACAACCTTGATATGATAATCCTGTGCTTTTTGCTACATATAACCGGACTATTTTAATGTGGCCAAACAACTGTGTGGCAAATATTGATGCTATCAATACCTTGATTGAATACAGTAGATCCAGAAAATTATCACCCAGTCGCTGACGCTTCTTGGCCTCCTTTAGATCCTTTTCCTTGAGCCTTTCAATTTGGTCCTCATAAATAAGCTGGATCACATCCACAAAAAAGAAGCAACATTGTCAGTCATAGCTAAAAACTCATTGGTACAATCACTTGTATAGCAAAAATACCACTGGGAACATCTCAAGAATATCTTTGAACAATGATAAAAGCGTAAAACCGCACCTTGATATTTATGTTCGACACTCCTTTATATTTTTCGTCCTCAGTAACAGCAGCTTGGAAGTCCTCTAATGTCCATGAGGCCAACATAGGAATCTAGAAATAGAAGGTTGTCAACCACACATCTGATGCTACATACAAAACTGTACCATATAATGCACCACGCTTTTTCCTTGGAATGAAAATTATTTTAAATAAAAAGGTACCTTTCCAGATTTCACTTCATCTTTAATTAAAGCCCTGTCATCTTGATACTGAAAAGAAAATATTAGAAACCATCAGTTCGCACGGTCAAAAATGGAACACAGGTATATATGGGATTGTAACATGAATTAAATATAAACAAAACACACACCAGATTTATTCAAAACATGAACATCAAATAAGAAAACAAGTGAAATTTTACAGATTTTCAACCAAATTTGAATAATATGACCCAACCTAATTGGGCATATTAATGATATAAGCTTGCAGCTGCAGAGCGCAAACGATCATGAAAGAGCAGAATATACAAAAATCAATTATTATTATAATTCAACTGAgatttaactattcaaatttgaaaaacaaAAAGCGATTATCAGATGGAACAGCAAGCAAAGCTGTACCATTCCTGATTGAATCATCACCATCAGAAAACAAATAAGACACAATTGGCATGATCTGATAGATAATCTCCCACGTTGCCACCATAAAAGAGAAGACTCTGTCCTTTTCCTTTTGAAGAAAACTGACGCCATGAAAAATAAAAACACTGTTCCAAATTGTTCCAACTTATTTTAAGAGGTAAAAGAGCAAGTTCAATTATCGAAAAGAGGACCATCAattttactccctctgtcccataatgtaggGCGTTTTTTTACaatagtgtagtgtcaaaaaacgtcttacattatgagacggagggagtaccatttttaTTGGTATAAGCGTTAGGGCATCCCCAAGATGATGGCAGCAGGGTTATCAAATTTTTTTCATCGGTGTatagatgatggcagcaggaaTATCAGTTTCTTGTTCATCAGTGTATCAGTTCCCCCAACAATGATGCAAGCTCCAAGCTATTTTCCAATGATAGGAATCTTTACTAACATATAAAAGGGTTTCTCTATCCCAGCATGCTAAAAAAGACCTAAAAATAGCAATTTAACTAACAGAAAGACAATAAACTTCACCCAAAAGACCAACTTAACCACAGCCTAAAAAGTCTTTAATAAACATGGAGCATGAATGCAGAATTTTTTATCAGTAAGAAAAACTTGGATGAGCGTAGCAGCAAGCTAAAGAACAGAGCTGGCTGAGAGGTTGACAGTTGCTTAACGTGATTAGGTCTACATGTTTTTATCAGTGGCAAAGCAAGTGTAATTAGCTAGTTTACTAAGTGATTAACACCGTGCCTTTAAAATGATTGTTAACATTTCAGTGtttcctcaaaacaaaacatttCAGTGCAGCATTTATCAAAGTTTGTCGATCTTCGATACAAAACAGGGATCAGTGCAGCATTTATCAAAGTTTGTCGATCTTTGATACAAAACAGGAACCACCGATCCAAGTACTAAAACAGATAAACTGTAGTAGGTCGTTCACAAATTGATAAATGATTACAATAATGTCATCAGAATTTTGAGAAATTAACCTGCTTATCAAGCTCCTCCATGACATCATCAAAGAGTTCTTTTGGCATCGAGCCAGACAAGTTTGAAGCAACTGCCAGGTAAGCACGTGAATCTTTTATCTGTAAAATGATAAATTTAAGGAATCAGGATAAACTCGTTTAACATTTGATTTAGGAAAAAGTGTACTCTTCATCCCTCGACTATTGGCAACATCCACTACCCTCAACTCTAAGACCAGACAATGTTTGTCTTTCAACTATTGTCAAAGTCTAAATTACGTACACTTTTCATCCCTGGGCCAATGTCACCCTTGTTTTGAACAACACAGCACCTACCTATACAAGGCTTTTCACACGCAAGAAGTGATTTAGCATCCGGTCAGCAAGTCATTAAAAAGCCAAAAGTCATCAACATAATCACTGTGTTTTACTTAAGATGCTGTGTCATATACATGGATGTCAGAGCTTCTGAATGGATGGCATAGCTGTGACCAGCAGGAGCATGAGGGCAGAAGAACACACACAGGTAGACACCATAGCCAGCAAGACAGGCAGCAGCTTCTGAAGGAGAAGAGAGTTCAGGGACGAGAGTAATCTAAATTGATAACTTAAGATTCACATACAGCCAATAGCTCCTTATATGTCAGATATTTCAACTCAACACAAAAGAAGGGAAATCCTAACATGACTCTAATCCTAAGCTGTTACGAACCTATCAACCTGAAGACTTggttgaacagggcctcttctatTGCGATCCCAACTACTGCTACAGTTTAGTCTGTCCTACTGCTTAATGCACCCTACACCTGCTATAGGGTATTCCCCATATCACAGAGGCAGAGATGTGGGATGTAGATGGACCAAAGCAACTTTGAAATAGTCAGTGATGAACAGACAGTGTTATGGTATGACAGTTGAGCGACCATTCTATCCGGTTTTAGAGTTGAGAGGCGCCAGTGAAGGAAAAAATATTTCCTTTTAACCCATTACGGAAGTAAATATTTCAATAACCTGTGAACAGTAGTCACGCCAGTAAGTTTTTGCGTTAAGTGTGCCATCAGCAACATGTTCTTCCATCATCTTCCGAAACTCATCGCGGTTTTTCCGTTCTTGTCTCCTTAATTGCTCCTGTATTTGCAGAGTACCAACAATTACATCCATATCAGTAAAGCATTAGAAATATATTAGTGATGAAGATAACAACAAACCTTCCGAATTCTCTtctgttcttcctcttctttttcaaGATGCCTTATATAGTCCTGTAACAAACAGAGATGTTTTGTTAAGCCACAAAATGAGAAAAACTGATATAGAGTGCAGAAGATACAAACTTGAAAAACATCCAAGCGGTCAATCTTCTCAAGTCGGGCATAGCGTTCATCATCCTCTAGCCGATCTTGAACTTTTCGCCACTGGGTGTTTGCCTGAGCATACAATCTCACAATGATGACACTCTGAGCAAGTGAACATATACTAATTCACTAGATGATAAGGTCAAAGCAATAACCTTGATGAAATCACATGACTCAAGAAATTCTCTATATTCTGCTATGCGTCTTTTGTGCTCTTCAGCAGCCTTTGCTTTTTCctacaatgcaacacaacacatATTAGATAAGGATCACCATGTGATATATTTTAGGCTACAACATATAAAAACCTCATAGAATAGTTTTCCATCAAAACAACTCACAACGTTGTACTTGTTGGAAATTAAGTCAGAAATCTGTCATTCCAATAAAGTGATTTATATTGTTTCGGTACTGATTCATCATAGGATCATTAATCCATTCCTTTGTTTGGTTCAAGGGAATCAGAAAGTCAATCACCAAGTGAATCACAATTAGTAGAACAACCCATGGAAAATTAAACTGAGAAAACAGCAGAAAACCTGCTCGCAAACAAAAAATGAACATCCCCCACCCTCAAGCTATGTGTATTATTCACTGAAAAAAATAGTGCGCTATAgcgtcgctaatagcacgctatagcaaaTTGAGAATTGCCTCGCTAAATATATCGGTGTACAAcgtctcgctaatagcacgctaatAGCATGTTTTAATATCGCTGCTATTTTgctgtagcgcgctattttttcaTTGGTATTATTACTGGGCCAAGATTCCAAATATCAATACTTAATTAACTCGTGTTGAAATTTAGAAACAAAAAATGAATATCCCCCACCCTTGAGCTGAAGCCTGGCACATGGGTATGTGAGGGGCAGATGTTTTTTGGCCAAAGGCGTCTAATTTCCAGGAAACAGGCCGAACTAACAATGTTTTGTTCTTATTAGGGCCACTTCCAGTTTCCTTGAACCTGGGACGAGGCCATTTCTTCATCATGTTCATATCAAGAATACAAAGCAAATTACCAAAACCACAAACCAATACTCCAGGTTACTTATTTGAAACAAACAAAACATCAAGCTGGTTAAAGATGATAAGTTAAAAACATTGATAGCCTAACTAGATTATCTATGAGATAAAGCAATTAAAGAAGAATTGAACTACAAAAGCAATCAGTTCTCCAAGTTATATAGTATAACAACCACAACTATAAGTTAGTGTTTTCATATCATATAACCTTCTTCTGCAGCTCCACGAGATAGTTCTCAAATAAATCTTCACGCTCCTTGGGGCGTTCAACAGCATTGAACCTTTCATCATGCCCAAACATAGTAATTGCTTTGCTGCAGTGAAAAACAGCATGCTAAGTGTATGCAACAATAACAGAAAGAACCATATTAACAAACAGAAACTTTAATTATTAGAATTAATGAAAAGCATGAAACTTTCCGTTTGGTTGTCATATACAAAAAAGAGCTTGAGAATATACCTCCATCTCAGTGATGATGTAAGGTCCTTACATTCCTGAAATACGCAACAAAGTGTTTAATATTGTAAGAATAATAAGGAAAGGGAAAGCTTACTAGAGCAATCTTACTTCCAGCATTGTGAAAAAATCATCACGTGCTTTCCTTTGCTTGACACGCCTCTCCTCAACTTCAATCTTTTTCCGCTGGTTTAAGTACTGCAAAAACAGCAGATATAACCATAAGCGGACGGTTTACCACAAATCAGGAACACAATGTTAAGAGTCAAATGATTCCGTAAAAATGTTATCCCTTGTAAGAAAGAAATGATAACCTCATTGAAAGCTTGCTTTCTCTCTCCAAGAGTTTTCAGAGCACCATATCTTTTGTCACTTATAATAACTCTCATGGCCTGGGGCAAATTATATCACTGTCAGGCATTTGATTTATTTAATTAATCATAGTTCAATTCAATTTCTGTACCTGATCCCATGACCAATCTGACTGAACATTTGCCGATTCAAGCAGGGACTTGAATGCATTCTTTGCTTCCTGTGGTTTGAAAAAAAATTAGGGTCACAAAAGTAAATCAATTGCTGATTTTCAATTTACTTCTGTAGTCTTCCTCACCAACTTAGTAGCATAAACAACAGGTTCTTCTTCACTTGTTTTATCCTCCAGCGGAGTAACATTGATCTTCCCTGCAGTTGGCAttgtctttttggcctcctggtgGCAGTAAGAAAGTGTAGCACTAGCATCAATGGACTGAGACAGACAGACGCATTcacagttactccctccgtccaataatataagagcgtttttgacattaTTGTAGTACGAaacacgctcttatattatgggacggagggagtacatggcagtacaaatgtaaaaagaaaaaaaatgcagtTAGACTCACTACGAAAGTACAGTCcaatttaaaatattcaaatttatttaaaaaacAGAACATGCAAATATGTCTGAGATGTGTGAAAATAGCAGTAAGGTGACTACTCATGATGTTGCCATACTAATCCTAATTGTAATAGGAACCTCAGATTATTCAAAGAACCTTTTATAAGGTAAAGTTGAGACTACTAAATGTTGCATTGAGCCCATGGTTTCAACAGACCTAAATAAAAACAAGGAATAAAATAGAACTTCTCAGTCCTATGAACTGAATCACAAAATGGGACTTGGTACCATGGCAGTCCATGTACTATTAGAATGTTCTAAACTAATAAGCATACAAAGCAATACCAGTAACACGAAATATTATTCATGTGTCGCATGTAAACCATCTCTTTGCTATTACAGTAACTTTGCTTTCTCAAACTCTCCAAATCAACTGATCAATAAGGTAAGTACTTTGCAGTAATTATAAAGGATCGTGGTACTCGGCAACTCAATAAATTAAGAAACCACTGGTCAGcttgcatggggggggggggggggggggggatctaaTAATGCAGGCCTTGCATAAAACAGAGGAAAGAAACTATTCTAAGATAATGACGAGTAGCTGAACTCTTGCTAACAACCAATGTTATGTTTGATATAAATTATAAATACAAAAAGGTGCCATAATATACCTCCAAATCTTCAGCAGATGCTCCAACTTTTGTGTCAGTAGTACTAGGTACAGATGAACTTCCATAAGTGCTTCTGCAAAGTTCGACACATTAACAAAACCTAAGCTGCACTCAAAGGATGTGAGGAAGAATAGAGGGAAATTGAGAAAACATCCACAAATACCTGTTTGTCCCTGCATCACTTGCAACTGATGGATCTCCAGTGCTCGTTGTAACAGGGGCAACCACAGCACTTGTTCCACCGTTTTGCATGGAACTAGAAGAAGATATATCCCCATTGTACGACGGGCCAGCACCAGGAGGAGGCAAGTTTGCTATCGCATCATGGGAGCTTGGAGCAATTGTTCCTACTAAAGATGAAGACTGTGTGGCAGGTAAGGAAGTCTCCACAGAAACAGAAGTGGATCCAACAGGGGCAACAGTAGTGGATTCAATCTCCCGGGCAGGCTGCTGATTTGATGTCTTTTCTGCTAATTCACGTGCAATCTGAACAGAAAGCCAAAAGTAATTgtaaaaatattctatgtcttatTACACAATAATTACAGATGTCACGTCAAAAGAAATACCCTTAGCTCGTCAGGAATAGACCATTTGGATTGCTTTGTCACTTTGTTGTAATAGTACCTGGAACAGCAGAATAGTGAGACTACAGAATAAAGAAAATCCATTGAGGCTGACTAAATAACAGAACATCTGTGGCAATTAATTTCAATATGAACTTACTTCCGCCCTTCTGCTGTAGTAAACTCTTTCCATTCAGTTGAAGCGTCAGCCCGCTGTAACATTACAAAAAGTATGTAACAGAAACCGTAAATGGCCATTTAATATTAGTGCAAAGAAGTAGAGGACACCAAAATGTAGTCGTCCTACCAGACACTACCATGTTTCTTTAGTTACTATATATGCACCTGCCCTTTGCAGGAGTAAAATGAAGAATGCATTTTGGGCTAATTGTAAATGCTACTCGGCAATAATCGCAAGATATATGTGATAAGGCAAAAATGGAAGAGAACATGTTGCACTTATCGTACAAAAAAAGTTAGGGTGTACTACTGCCGATGAAAGAAAGGAGGATCATGCAAGTATTGTTCCATTGTATTCATCAATTTTGTAAATTTAGATATCAGTCATGTGAAAACAAAATAATACATAAAATGCAGGCATGCAACACAGAAGTTGTGCATGTTACAGAAGCAGATAGATTATCAATTTATACAAGCAAAGCACAAAACTCAACTGTTTAAGCCTAGCATCATTGGAACTGCGATATCAACAAATGAGTTATACCAGCTAAATAccaaatgatgatcatgacaaTCAATATGTTGATAAAATGAACAACAATATGTTGAAATAGCACACTGAAATTAAAGTCAAGACTTCATGAGAACAAAGACTATATTAGGAAGCAAGGGAAATATATAAAACGTACATGACGTATAAAACATATAAGCACAACTAACCTCCAAAGGGGTCATCAACTCAGCAGGTTTCTCCCAACTTGATTGCTTTGTCCTCTTATTGTAATAGTACCTAGGTAAAGAACGATACCAAGCAAAGCAAATAAGCAGACAGACCAAAAGGTGCAACAGAATCTAGAGGAGTACATcacgaagttactatttaaaacaGAAAGTAATAGAAAGATGACTTACTTCTTTCCATCCCCTGAACTGTGCTCTTGCCAATCCGCAGAGCTAGGTTCAGTTGAGCTCACCTGCACATTTGCTAGCTGAGTAGTTGCACAGGCAAGGATATCCAACTTTAAATAGCATACAAAATGAATGATGCTAGAGTGGTCTTTTTGTAGACAAAAATCAAGTGATGGAAATGTAGCAGAGGCCCTGCAGCAACTTACTGGGGGCACTGAAGCTGAGAGACTCTGATGCCCAGGCTGCACCATCGGCGACACAAGAGGTGCGCCCTGACCCGGGGCTGTGCCCCAGGGTTGAGATCCAGGAGGAACCGATGTTGGTTGATACTGAAATGTAGCATTAATTAACTTGTAAGCAAGGAAAATATTCTAATTATTGACATGGAGAAGCATTCCATGTATATTCGTCAATGGGGAATGGTGAGAAACAAAGGCATACGGTATAAGAAGGAGGCGGCATAGGGGCGCCCATGGTGGGCATAAGTCCACCAGGGAATACAGCTTGCTGCTGTGGCTGCATAGGAGCTGATGACATAGGTCTAGCTGCCTGGTACGGCATAGGAACAGCTTGCGATGCAGGCGGAACATGACCAGAGTGAGGCATATGTGGCCCAGGTTGCTGAAAATGTTGCATCTGCCCTGGCATGCCCATGTTAACTCCTGGCATGGCCTGACCAATAGGCCGATACTGTTGTGGCGCTGGTTGCATGAACTGAGGAGGCTGTTGTGGCGGACCTGGTGGCCACTGAAAATGGAGCACATAGTAGCTATTAATAACCTAACATATGATTATTAAGGTGCAGACTGCAGAAGGaagcaaaacaaaataagatgTGCTTATTTACCTGCATGGGCATTGGTTGTCCCATATTTTGTGGTGCGGTAGAACCCATCATAGGAGGCCGGGGGGGCTGCTTGGAAGACAATTAATGGGGTTACCAAACTTGGAGACCACGCAACAAAGAGAAACATTCATGTGGTGAATAACCACTTTACGATCGAGGGGGGTGATAACTTACCTGAGGCGGACCAGGTGTCTGCATATTACTCGCCATTAAACTGCATCAAACGACACGGATAACAGGAGGAATGTACCTGCCAAGTGACAAATTGAGATGTTAGAATATAACCTGCAGATGACACGATTGACTGTCTGTCAATCTACGTGTATCGTGGTTGCATAGAGGACAGAAGACAACTCGGGACTTTGGCACCCCTTCCATCTCAGATCTACGGCAGAAATAAAACAGGGCATGCCTTCTTTTCTGGTTAGACAGGCATGTTACTGGTGAGCAAAACCTGACCGTTGGATCAGGCTCGACTCACCCAAACCAGTGATACTAACCGACATAGCTCACGCGCCTCCTCACCACACCACCCTAGCTCATAaatgcctgcctgcctgcctacgtccCGAAGAAAGCATACGGTATTTTAACCATCAAGCTCCTCTCCTGCATCTACTGGAATCAAAATATGGCGCGCACAGGACTAGGAGTCGAAATGCACTTGAATCGACACTAGAAGCCTTACCAGCTACCACTACAGATAAGCCATCTAACCTAAAAAGGACTGCTAGGCTAGCACACGAGGCGGAAAAAAAATCTAGGGCACATAACCTCTGACTATCAAATCTAGGGCAAATCAGGATTTCCGCAGCCCTCCCATCTCAAATCTCCCGCAgaaaaaaagaaatactgggcATGCCTTCCTTTCTGGTTATAAACAGATGTGAGTTTGGTGCGCAAAACCTGACCGGATCTGGCTCGATTCACCAAAACCAGTGATACCGCTAGCCGACACACCCACGTACCTCCTCTCCACACCGCCTTGCTCATAAACACTACCTGCCAATCTACTGCCCGAACAAACTACACTGTTGATTAAAGACCCCTCCCCTGCGTCTACTGGAATCAACATATGCCGCGCACAGGACCAGAGGAGTCGAAATGCACTTGAATCGACACTGGAAGCCTTACCAGCCACCGCTACACATGAGGCATCTACCCTAGAAAGTACTGCCGCGCTAACACACAGAAAAATCTAGGGTTTACATAAACCTCCGGCTACCATGGAAAACAGGCTGTCAGCATACAGTGGCGGCCCGGATCTAGACCGTCCGCCGGCGCTCACCGGCGCCCGACCAAAATTCACGAAGGCTACCAATCAGTACGGCCATAGATAACCAGCGGAGGACCGGAAAAAGGTCATACCTCGGGGAAACAGCGCCCAGGGTCCGCGGGCGGGGTCGAGGCGGGAGGGGCGCGACGCCGGAGCGGGGCGGGACGGGAGCGGGCGACGtgaggcggcggtcggcggcgaacCACCGGCCGCGACCGAAGGTCGTGCGTCGGCTCggatgtatgtgtgtatgtgtgtaatTCTGGGTGGCGTCGGGGTGGGCGGGGAGGGGCGACGGGGCTGGGCGgtgggcggggtcggcggcggcgtgaggAACCCTAGCGGAGCGgcgcgggcggggcggggcggcggagcgGGGAACCCTAGCGGAGGGGAggggagcggggcggcgagaggagagggacgaCTCGCTGGCCGCGGTTGGGAGCCGCGAGTCAGGCGTGAGGGCGTCGGGTCTCGGTCGGTCGGGACTCGGGGCTCTGATGGAACTGGGACTGGCCCCGGCCCGGGCCACCTTCCAGCGATTTATAAATACGAAAAAAAATACGGCATTTAAAGCGTATACCCCCAGTATTAATGTGCTTCCCTGAATACGCGATCTTTTCCTACCTCATCGATAAATATCGCCTTACACGATAAGTCCTCGAGTCCACATTGCCCTCGGTCGGATTAAAGTTGGGTGTCAGACCCTTGCTTACTGTTGCCAACCAACCTGTGGATGGTTAGCTGGACAGTGGTATCTCCAGACCATCAGGGTTCAAGTTTTGTGCCCGCAtttatcctgaatttatttcaggattttcggcgatgcacgTTCAATGGGAGGAGACGCTTCCGTCGagtacgaggcgcctacggtgactttgtaaaatctcaacaTGATATGTTGGCTCAGTCTATCGAAAGTGCtcagggatg encodes the following:
- the LOC123143093 gene encoding pre-mRNA-processing protein 40A isoform X1; its protein translation is MASNMQTPGPPQPPRPPMMGSTAPQNMGQPMPMQWPPGPPQQPPQFMQPAPQQYRPIGQAMPGVNMGMPGQMQHFQQPGPHMPHSGHVPPASQAVPMPYQAARPMSSAPMQPQQQAVFPGGLMPTMGAPMPPPSYTYQPTSVPPGSQPWGTAPGQGAPLVSPMVQPGHQSLSASVPPLANVQVSSTEPSSADWQEHSSGDGKKYYYNKRTKQSSWEKPAELMTPLERADASTEWKEFTTAEGRKYYYNKVTKQSKWSIPDELRIARELAEKTSNQQPAREIESTTVAPVGSTSVSVETSLPATQSSSLVGTIAPSSHDAIANLPPPGAGPSYNGDISSSSSMQNGGTSAVVAPVTTSTGDPSVASDAGTNRSTYGSSSVPSTTDTKVGASAEDLEEAKKTMPTAGKINVTPLEDKTSEEEPVVYATKLEAKNAFKSLLESANVQSDWSWDQAMRVIISDKRYGALKTLGERKQAFNEYLNQRKKIEVEERRVKQRKARDDFFTMLEECKDLTSSLRWSKAITMFGHDERFNAVERPKEREDLFENYLVELQKKEKAKAAEEHKRRIAEYREFLESCDFIKANTQWRKVQDRLEDDERYARLEKIDRLDVFQVCIFCTLYQFFSFCGLTKHLCLLQDYIRHLEKEEEEQKRIRKEQLRRQERKNRDEFRKMMEEHVADGTLNAKTYWRDYCSQIKDSRAYLAVASNLSGSMPKELFDDVMEELDKQYQDDRALIKDEVKSGKIPMLASWTLEDFQAAVTEDEKYKGVSNINIKLIYEDQIERLKEKDLKEAKKRQRLGDNFLDLLYSIKEITAASTWDDSKSLFDDTQEYRDLGGETYAKELFEEYIARLKERLKEKERMREEEKAKKEKDREEREKKKEKEKEKKEKDRKEKERDREKEREKEKGKDRSRRDEMDIDDDVEIHASKDKKREKDKEKKHKRRHHDTTDSERDEKDESRKSRRHSSDRKKSRKHTHASDSDSENRHRRHKKDRDSSRKNGGHEELEDGELGEDGEIH
- the LOC123143093 gene encoding pre-mRNA-processing protein 40A isoform X3, yielding MASNMQTPGPPQPPRPPMMGSTAPQNMGQPMPMQWPPGPPQQPPQFMQPAPQQYRPIGQAMPGVNMGMPGQMQHFQQPGPHMPHSGHVPPASQAVPMPYQAARPMSSAPMQPQQQAVFPGGLMPTMGAPMPPPSYTYQPTSVPPGSQPWGTAPGQGAPLVSPMVQPGHQSLSASVPPLANVQVSSTEPSSADWQEHSSGDGKKYYYNKRTKQSSWEKPAELMTPLERADASTEWKEFTTAEGRKYYYNKVTKQSKWSIPDELRIARELAEKTSNQQPAREIESTTVAPVGSTSVSVETSLPATQSSSLVGTIAPSSHDAIANLPPPGAGPSYNGDISSSSSMQNGGTSAVVAPVTTSTGDPSVASDAGTNRSTYGSSSVPSTTDTKVGASAEDLEEAKKTMPTAGKINVTPLEDKTSEEEPVVYATKLEAKNAFKSLLESANVQSDWSWDQAMRVIISDKRYGALKTLGERKQAFNEYLNQRKKIEVEERRVKQRKARDDFFTMLEECKDLTSSLRWSKAITMFGHDERFNAVERPKEREDLFENYLVELQKKEKAKAAEEHKRRIAEYREFLESCDFIKANTQWRKVQDRLEDDERYARLEKIDRLDVFQDYIRHLEKEEEEQKRIRKEQLRRQERKNRDEFRKMMEEHVADGTLNAKTYWRDYCSQIKDSRAYLAVASNLSGSMPKELFDDVMEELDKQYQDDRALIKDEVKSGKIPMLASWTLEDFQAAVTEDEKYKGVSNINIKLIYEDQIERLKEKDLKEAKKRQRLGDNFLDLLYSIKEITAASTWDDSKSLFDDTQEYRDLGGETYAKELFEEYIARLKERLKEKERMREEEKAKKEKDREEREKKKEKEKEKKEKDRKEKERDREKEREKEKGKDRSRRDEMDIDDDVEIHASKDKKREKDKEKKHKRRHHDTTDSERDEKDESRKSRRHSSDRKKSRKHTHASDSDSENRHRRHKKDRDSSRKNGGHEELEDGELGEDGEIH
- the LOC123143093 gene encoding pre-mRNA-processing protein 40A isoform X5 translates to MASNMQTPGPPQPPRPPMMGSTAPQNMGQPMPMQWPPGPPQQPPQFMQPAPQQYRPIGQAMPGVNMGMPGQMQHFQQPGPHMPHSGHVPPASQAVPMPYQAARPMSSAPMQPQQQAVFPGGLMPTMGAPMPPPSYTYQPTSVPPGSQPWGTAPGQGAPLVSPMVQPGHQSLSASVPPLANVQVSSTEPSSADWQEHSSGDGKKYYYNKRTKQSSWEKPAELMTPLERADASTEWKEFTTAEGRKYYYNKVTKQSKWSIPDELRIARELAEKTSNQQPAREIESTTVAPVGSTSVSVETSLPATQSSSLVGTIAPSSHDAIANLPPPGAGPSYNGDISSSSSMQNGGTSAVVAPVTTSTGDPSVASDAGTNRSTYGSSSVPSTTDTKVGASAEDLEEAKKTMPTAGKINVTPLEDKTSEEEPVVYATKLEAKNAFKSLLESANVQSDWSWDQAMRVIISDKRYGALKTLGERKQAFNEYLNQRKKIEVEERRVKQRKARDDFFTMLEECKDLTSSLRWSKAITMFGHDERFNAVERPKEREDLFENYLVELQKKEKAKAAEEHKRRIAEYREFLESCDFIKANTQWRKVQDRLEDDERYARLEKIDRLDVFQVCIFCTLYQFFSFCGLTKHLCLLQDYIRHLEKEEEEQKRIRKEQLRRQERKNRDEFRKMMEEHVADGTLNAKTYWRDYCSQIKDSRAYLAVASNLSGSMPKELFDDVMEELDKQYQDDRALIKDEVKSGKIPMLASWTLEDFQAAVTEDEKYKGVSNINIKLIYEDQIERLKEKDLKEAKKRQRLGDNFLDLLYSIKEITAASTWDDSKSLFDDTQEYRDLGGETYAKELFEEYIARLKERLKEKERMREEEKAKKEKDREEREKKKEKEKEKKEKDRKEKERDREKEREKEKGKDRSRRDEMDIDDDVEIHASKDKKREKDKEKKHKRRHHDTTDSERDEKDESRKSRRHSSDRKKSRKV
- the LOC123143093 gene encoding pre-mRNA-processing protein 40A isoform X2, whose amino-acid sequence is MASNMQTPGPPQPPRPPMMGSTAPQNMGQPMPMQWPPGPPQQPPQFMQPAPQQYRPIGQAMPGVNMGMPGQMQHFQQPGPHMPHSGHVPPASQAVPMPYQAARPMSSAPMQPQQQAVFPGGLMPTMGAPMPPPSYTYQPTSVPPGSQPWGTAPGQGAPLVSPMVQPGHQSLSASVPPVSSTEPSSADWQEHSSGDGKKYYYNKRTKQSSWEKPAELMTPLERADASTEWKEFTTAEGRKYYYNKVTKQSKWSIPDELRIARELAEKTSNQQPAREIESTTVAPVGSTSVSVETSLPATQSSSLVGTIAPSSHDAIANLPPPGAGPSYNGDISSSSSMQNGGTSAVVAPVTTSTGDPSVASDAGTNRSTYGSSSVPSTTDTKVGASAEDLEEAKKTMPTAGKINVTPLEDKTSEEEPVVYATKLEAKNAFKSLLESANVQSDWSWDQAMRVIISDKRYGALKTLGERKQAFNEYLNQRKKIEVEERRVKQRKARDDFFTMLEECKDLTSSLRWSKAITMFGHDERFNAVERPKEREDLFENYLVELQKKEKAKAAEEHKRRIAEYREFLESCDFIKANTQWRKVQDRLEDDERYARLEKIDRLDVFQVCIFCTLYQFFSFCGLTKHLCLLQDYIRHLEKEEEEQKRIRKEQLRRQERKNRDEFRKMMEEHVADGTLNAKTYWRDYCSQIKDSRAYLAVASNLSGSMPKELFDDVMEELDKQYQDDRALIKDEVKSGKIPMLASWTLEDFQAAVTEDEKYKGVSNINIKLIYEDQIERLKEKDLKEAKKRQRLGDNFLDLLYSIKEITAASTWDDSKSLFDDTQEYRDLGGETYAKELFEEYIARLKERLKEKERMREEEKAKKEKDREEREKKKEKEKEKKEKDRKEKERDREKEREKEKGKDRSRRDEMDIDDDVEIHASKDKKREKDKEKKHKRRHHDTTDSERDEKDESRKSRRHSSDRKKSRKHTHASDSDSENRHRRHKKDRDSSRKNGGHEELEDGELGEDGEIH